The Sorangiineae bacterium MSr11367 genome window below encodes:
- a CDS encoding alpha/beta hydrolase: MPDLRVFLCDGILCDGFIWKYLWNDLAEIVPLTHWHYRGHGRSGAPHDPDRIDVAAHADDLMAVRRKVGDPPAVLVGHSMGCQVVLEGYRRHPKGVRGLVLICGTFGKLTSTFKGLPVLDMVLPKLLDLALKRPELVRALWSRIPPELAFNVAAKIGEIDLGQVSREDIMPYLQHVPHVELPLFLRMLRAAGEHTAGDFLAQIDVPTLILTGERDTFTPAFLAESMAKTIPDAELVVLKNGTHVAALEQHELVNAKIREFVQTRVLI; the protein is encoded by the coding sequence ATGCCGGATCTTCGTGTCTTTCTCTGCGACGGCATTCTCTGCGACGGCTTCATCTGGAAGTACTTATGGAACGATCTCGCTGAGATCGTGCCCCTTACTCATTGGCATTACCGAGGCCACGGTCGCAGTGGGGCCCCGCACGATCCGGACCGGATCGACGTGGCCGCCCACGCGGACGATCTGATGGCCGTTCGGCGTAAAGTTGGTGATCCTCCGGCGGTGCTCGTGGGCCACTCCATGGGTTGTCAGGTGGTTCTCGAAGGATATCGGCGTCATCCGAAGGGCGTACGCGGATTGGTTCTGATCTGCGGGACGTTCGGAAAGCTGACGAGCACCTTCAAGGGGCTACCTGTACTCGACATGGTGTTACCCAAGCTGCTCGACCTGGCGCTCAAGCGCCCCGAGTTGGTGCGTGCCCTTTGGTCGCGCATCCCTCCGGAGCTAGCCTTCAACGTGGCTGCGAAAATCGGCGAGATCGATCTCGGGCAAGTGTCGCGCGAGGACATCATGCCGTACCTGCAGCACGTGCCGCACGTCGAGCTTCCGTTGTTTCTGCGCATGCTGCGCGCCGCCGGTGAGCACACCGCGGGCGACTTTCTCGCGCAGATCGACGTGCCCACGTTGATCCTCACGGGCGAGCGGGACACCTTCACGCCCGCCTTCCTCGCCGAGTCGATGGCCAAGACCATCCCCGACGCGGAGCTGGTGGTGCTGAAGAACGGCACCCACGTCGCGGCGCTGGAGCAGCACGAGTTGGTCAACGCCAAGATCCGCGAATTCGTCCAGACGCGCGTGCTGATCTAG